From a single Pseudoalteromonas sp. Scap06 genomic region:
- the tssG gene encoding type VI secretion system baseplate subunit TssG: MIQHIISQASQVDFYKAVFIIENQLKKHGLEYRYVGYDSSPKQELIKFTATQKFGYPGNAITKLEQASFEDGLHKVNMQISFMGLTGCSGALPQFYSELVMQRLRYKDTTMRDFYDMFNHRLVSLYYRAWKKYKPSLNHINKDKNKDPYTQILGLLSGGYDEHQLHFSGLYSRKIRNAFDLKSVLSSYLGCDVVIKQMIGKWHDLKPQEQTCLASERLYEGQHARLGVDTVIGKKIWDISSNIEIHISTRDFDKAKSLLPKGKLFELAKKIVKDYAGNAISFRLVIESDFQQLDAVQLSKSECQLGANSFLMASKDTPKFNPTKLSFKG; encoded by the coding sequence CAACATATTATTTCTCAAGCGTCACAAGTTGACTTTTATAAAGCAGTTTTCATTATTGAAAACCAGCTGAAAAAGCATGGCTTGGAGTATCGCTATGTAGGGTATGACAGTAGTCCAAAGCAAGAGTTAATTAAGTTTACCGCAACTCAAAAATTTGGTTACCCAGGTAACGCTATCACAAAATTAGAACAAGCAAGCTTTGAAGATGGCTTACATAAAGTCAACATGCAGATCTCTTTTATGGGATTAACGGGTTGTTCGGGGGCTTTGCCTCAATTTTATAGCGAACTGGTGATGCAGCGTCTTCGCTATAAAGATACAACCATGCGCGACTTTTACGACATGTTTAATCACCGTTTGGTGTCTTTATATTATCGAGCGTGGAAAAAATATAAACCGTCTTTAAATCATATAAATAAAGATAAAAACAAAGACCCATACACACAAATATTAGGGCTTTTAAGCGGCGGTTATGATGAACATCAGTTGCACTTTTCAGGCCTTTATAGCCGAAAAATTCGCAATGCTTTTGATTTAAAAAGTGTACTGAGCTCATATCTTGGCTGTGATGTTGTCATTAAACAAATGATAGGTAAGTGGCACGATTTGAAGCCACAAGAGCAAACATGTTTAGCAAGTGAACGCCTTTATGAGGGACAACATGCCCGCTTAGGTGTTGATACGGTAATTGGTAAAAAGATATGGGATATTTCTTCTAATATCGAGATCCATATCAGTACCCGCGATTTTGATAAAGCAAAATCCTTGTTACCTAAAGGCAAGTTATTTGAATTAGCTAAAAAAATTGTCAAAGACTATGCCGGCAATGCTATTTCATTTCGACTTGTTATTGAGTCAGATTTTCAACAACTTGATGCGGTGCAGCTGTCAAAAAGTGAATGCCAACTAGGCGCAAATAGCTTTTTAATGGCGAGTAAAGACACCCCTAAATTTAACCCTACTAAGTTATCGTTTAAAGGATAA